A window of the Besnoitia besnoiti strain Bb-Ger1 chromosome VI, whole genome shotgun sequence genome harbors these coding sequences:
- a CDS encoding putative ATP-binding cassette sub-family E member 1 (encoded by transcript BESB_068170) translates to MAPKQKKGDSDVVDEARLRIAIVNADRCKPKKCRQECKRNCPVVRTGKLCIEVEPTSKIAFISEPLCIGCGICVKKCPFEAIAIINLPKDLGKDVTHRFGPNSFKLHRLPVPRPGQVLGLVGTNGIGKSTALKILSAKLKPNLGNYQNPPEWQEILAYFRGSELQNFFTRMLEEDLKASIKPQYVDHVPKQVKGTVGDVVRRKDETGRGDELMKDMELDHLVDREIANLSGGELQRFCICVTAIQKNNVYMFDEPSSYLDVKQRLKAALVIRSCLKFDNFIIVVEHDLSVLDYLSDYICCLWGKPGAYGVVTMPFSVREGINIFLDGFVPTENLRFRDESLNFKLAADQDILPEEIQRLHFYEYPAMTKTMGTFKLRVESGHFSDSEILVMLGQNGTGKSTLIRMLAGLLKPDEEVELPNLHVSYKPQTITAKYQGTVRELFFAKIRESFNHPQFQTDVVKPLQLETIMDQDVQHLSGGELQRVALIVALGKPADIYLIDEPSAYLDSEQRIMAARVIKRFILHAKKTAFIVEHDFIMATYLADRVIVYEGEPGVDCTALSPDNLVSGMNRFLKSLQITFRRDPTNFRPRINKLESVKDKEQKLLGNYFMLDDA, encoded by the exons ATGGCgccgaagcagaagaaggggGACTCTGACGTCGTGGacgaggcgcgtctgcgtatCGCCATCGTGAACGCAGACCGCTGCAAGCCGAAGAAATGCCGCCAGGAGTGTAAGCGGAACTGCCCCGTGGTTCGAACGGGCAAGCTCTGCATCGAAGTCGAGCCGACCTCCAAGATCGCCTTCATCTCCGAGCCGCTCTGCATTGGGTGCGGTATCTGCGTGAAGAAGTGCCCGTTCGAGGCCATCGCCATCATCAACCTGCCCAAAGACTTGGGAAAAGACGTTACGCACCGCTTCGGTCCCAACTCCTTCAAACTCCACAGACTGCCCGTCCCCCGACCTGGGCAG GTGCTGGGTTTGGTAGGAACGAATGGTATCGGCAAGTCCACTGCTCTGAAGATCTTGTCGGCGAAGCTGAAGCCCAACTTGGGCAACTACCAGAACCCGCCCGAGTGGCAAGAAATCCTCGCCTACTTCCGTGGCAGCGAACTGCAAAACTTTTTCACACGCATGCTCGAGGAAGACCTCAAAGCCAGCATCAAGCCGCAGTACGTGGATCACGTCCCCAAGCAG GTCAAGGGCACGGTCGGCGACGTAGTGCGCCGCAAGGATGAGACGGGGCGGGGCGACGAGCTCATGAAGGACATGGAGCTTGATCATCTGGTTGACCGCGAAATCGCGAACCTCTCGGGTGGAGAGCTCCAGCGCTTCTGCATCTGCGTTACGGCGATCCAAAAGAACAACGTCTACATGTTCGATGAGCCGTCCTCTTACCTCGATGTGAAGCAGAGGCTGAAGGCTGCCCTGGTCATTCGATCGTGCCTCAAGTTCGACAACTTCATCATTGTC GTTGAGCACGATTTGTCTGTCCTCGACTACCTGTCGGACTACATTTGCTGCCTCTGGGGCAAGCCCGGCGCGTACGGAGTGGTGACCATGCCCTTCAGCGTGAGGGAAGGCATCAACATTTTTTTGGACGGTTTCGTGCCGACTGAGAACTTGCGGTTCCGCGACGAAAGTCTCAACTTCAAGCTCGCCGCCGACCAAGATATCCTCCCCGAAGAGATCCAG cgcctgcactTCTACGAGTATCCGGCGATGACCAAGACAATGGGAACTTTCAAACTCCGCGTCGAAAGCGGCCACTTCAGCGACAGTGAAATCCTCGTCATGCTGGGACAGAACGGTACCGGCAAGAGCACACTGATTCG catGCTGGCGGGTCTGTTGAAGCCCGACGAGGAGGTGGAGCTCCCCAACTTGCACGTGAGCTACAAGCCGCAGACGATTACTGCCAAGTATCAGGGAACTGTCAG GGAGTTGTTCTTCGCGAAGATCCGCGAGTCGTTTAATCACCCGCAGTTCCAGACCGACGTGGtgaagccgctgcagctggagaCGATCATGGATCAAGACGTCCAGCATCTGTCCGGAGGAGaactgcagcgcgtcgccctgaTCGTCGCCTTGGGAAAACCGGCAGACATCTACCTCATCGATGAGCCCTCGGCCTACCTGGACTCCGAGCAGCGTATCATGGCCGCCAGAGTCATCAAGAG ATTTATCTTGCACGCAAAGAAGACGGCGTTTATCGTTGAGCACGATTTTATCATGGCTACCTACCTGGCGGACCGCGTCATCGTATACGAGGGAGAGCCCGG TGTGGATTGCACGGCTCTCTCGCCCGACAACCTCGTCAGCGGCATGAACCGCTTTTTGAAGTCTCTCCAGATTACCTTCCGCCGAGACCCGACGAACTTCCGCCCTCGCATCAACAAGCTCGAGAGTGTGAAGGACAAGGAACAGAAGTTGCTGGGCAATTACTTCATGCTTGACGACGCCTGA
- a CDS encoding flagellar/basal body protein (encoded by transcript BESB_068180): protein MEDTLVKFETYEDYLDSHITDTDRFYLEEEQLARQLVEIGCLRGAVLSREAFYAGKEQLEASRRSTHHSPQKLLCSSGKELSGSIVLRHLAAREDLVKSGKLSTIIFIRDVNRRGQEVSGYIDYSDRLKKENFEQYFDRKKRLLPRPSDLSYCIWDTHFCCVNDSANFQVIPDQHLGLLFKHKRDRKVINVDPHADPGDNSKRHEIETDEYIQFVIYDHMSRRRG, encoded by the exons ATGGAGGATACCCTGGTGAAGTTTGAGACGTATGAAGACTACCTGGACTCGCACATTACTGACACTGACAGATTTTATCTTGAGGAA GAGCAGCTCGCACGGCAACTCGTCGAAATAGGCTGTCTTCGCG GCGCAGTGTTGTCAAGGGAAGCGTTCTATGCGGGAAAGGAGCAGCTAGAGGCTTCTCGCCGCTCCACACACCATAGCCCCCAGAAGCTTCTTTGTAGCAGCGGTAAAGAACTAAGCGGAAGTATCGTCTTGCGGCATCTGGCAGCGAGGGAAGACTTGGTAAAGAGCGGAAAATTATCCACGATTATCTTCATCCGAGACGTCAACCGTCGTGGTCAAGAAGTGAGTGGCTACATCGACTACAGCGACCGGTTGAAAAAGGAGAATTTCGAGCAATACTTTGATCGGAAGAAAAG ATTGTTGCCCAGGCCGTCGGACCTGTCCTACTGCATTTGGGATACTCATTTCTGCTGCGTGAACGACAGCGCGAACTTTCAAGTGATTCCCGACCAGCATCTGGGCCTCCTCTTCAAGCATAAACGCGATCGGAAGGTGATTAATGTTGACCCTCACGCAGACCCTGGAGATAACTCAAAGCGTCACGAAATTGAGACCGACGAATACATTCAGTTTGTGATTTACGACCACATGAGCCGGAGAAGAGGCTAG